The following coding sequences are from one Pseudonocardia sp. EC080619-01 window:
- a CDS encoding DedA family protein gives MELVTAVLHSAWLIPALVLMIAVDGPMPVLPSETVLMTATATAGVSGDVPMVVGLVLAAVVGSMTGDLAVHALGRGPHRLLPRSADTDDRPAVRWVRENLARRPVTVLAAARFLPGGRLAGCAAAGRLGLGLRPFLAGSAVSSVLWASYMLAIGLALGPVTGGNPLLCVLAGGVLAVVTASLFWVASRVRTLRRRAHGSARPVPALAGR, from the coding sequence GTGGAGCTGGTCACGGCGGTACTGCACAGCGCGTGGCTGATCCCCGCCCTGGTCCTGATGATCGCGGTGGACGGGCCGATGCCGGTACTACCGAGCGAGACCGTCCTGATGACGGCGACGGCGACGGCGGGCGTGTCTGGTGACGTGCCGATGGTGGTGGGCCTCGTCCTCGCCGCGGTCGTCGGCTCGATGACGGGTGACCTCGCCGTGCACGCGCTCGGCCGTGGCCCGCACCGGTTGCTCCCGCGCTCCGCCGACACCGACGACCGTCCGGCGGTGCGCTGGGTCCGGGAGAACCTCGCCCGGCGTCCGGTGACGGTGCTCGCGGCAGCCCGGTTCCTGCCCGGCGGGCGCCTGGCCGGCTGTGCCGCGGCCGGACGGCTGGGGCTGGGTCTGCGCCCGTTCCTGGCCGGGTCGGCCGTGAGCTCGGTGCTGTGGGCGTCGTACATGCTCGCGATCGGGCTCGCGCTCGGTCCGGTGACCGGCGGCAACCCGCTGCTGTGCGTGCTGGCGGGCGGGGTGCTGGCCGTGGTGACGGCGTCGCTGTTCTGGGTGGCGAGCCGGGTGCGGACGCTGCGGCGGCGGGCTCACGGGTCCGCACGGCCGGTCCCGGCGCTCGCAGGCCGCTGA
- a CDS encoding glutamate synthase subunit beta, with the protein MGDPKGFMTTRRETPTQRPVDLRLMDWREVYEDFPRQSLEKQAGRCMNCGIPFCHQGCPLGNLIPEWNDLVYRKDWREATERLHATNNFPEFTGTLCPAPCEAACVLAINDDAVTIKQVEIEIIDRAWDEGWVTPQVPAAKTGKKVAVVGSGPAGLAAAQQLTRAGHDVVVFERADRIGGLLRYGIPEFKMEKSRLDRRLEQMVAEGTHFRASVDVGTDVTVEQLRADFDAVVLAGGATAWRDIPADGRDAEGVYQAMEFLPWANHVQQGDMDAPPISAEGKDVVIIGGGDTGADCLGTSHRQGARSVTQLEIMPTPPEDRTAGMPWPTYPMVYRVSSAHEEGGERLFSVNTTEFVKDADGRLAGIRIVEVKRGDNGFEPVEGTEQELPAQLVLLAMGFVGPEKGRLLTDLEVELDGRGNVARDETYMSSADGVFVAGDIGRGQSLIVWAISEGRSAAAGVDTYLTGRTVLPRPIDPTDRQIG; encoded by the coding sequence ATGGGTGACCCGAAGGGCTTCATGACGACCCGCCGGGAGACCCCGACCCAGCGACCGGTGGACCTGCGCCTGATGGACTGGCGCGAGGTCTACGAGGACTTCCCCCGCCAGAGCCTGGAGAAGCAGGCCGGGCGCTGCATGAACTGCGGCATCCCGTTCTGTCACCAGGGCTGTCCGCTGGGGAACCTCATCCCCGAGTGGAACGACCTCGTCTACCGCAAGGACTGGCGGGAGGCGACCGAGCGACTGCACGCCACGAACAACTTCCCGGAGTTCACCGGGACGCTGTGCCCCGCGCCCTGCGAGGCGGCGTGCGTGCTCGCGATCAACGACGACGCCGTCACCATCAAGCAGGTCGAGATCGAGATCATCGACCGCGCGTGGGACGAGGGCTGGGTGACCCCGCAGGTGCCCGCGGCGAAGACCGGCAAGAAGGTCGCCGTCGTCGGGTCCGGGCCGGCCGGGCTGGCCGCCGCCCAGCAGCTCACCCGTGCCGGGCACGACGTCGTCGTGTTCGAGCGGGCGGACCGCATCGGCGGGCTGCTGCGCTACGGCATCCCCGAGTTCAAGATGGAGAAGTCGCGGCTCGACAGGCGGCTGGAGCAGATGGTCGCCGAGGGCACCCACTTCCGGGCCTCGGTCGACGTCGGCACCGACGTGACCGTCGAGCAGCTGCGGGCCGACTTCGACGCGGTCGTCCTCGCGGGCGGCGCGACGGCGTGGCGCGACATCCCCGCCGACGGCCGTGACGCCGAGGGCGTCTACCAGGCGATGGAGTTCCTGCCGTGGGCCAACCACGTGCAGCAGGGCGACATGGACGCGCCCCCGATCTCCGCCGAGGGCAAGGACGTCGTGATCATCGGTGGCGGTGACACCGGCGCCGACTGCCTGGGCACCTCGCACCGCCAGGGTGCGCGCTCGGTGACCCAGCTGGAGATCATGCCGACGCCGCCGGAGGACCGCACCGCGGGCATGCCCTGGCCGACCTACCCGATGGTCTACCGGGTGTCCTCGGCCCACGAGGAGGGCGGCGAGCGGCTGTTCTCGGTCAACACGACCGAGTTCGTGAAGGACGCCGACGGCAGGCTCGCCGGCATCCGGATCGTCGAGGTCAAGCGCGGCGACAACGGCTTCGAGCCGGTCGAGGGCACCGAGCAGGAGCTCCCGGCGCAGCTGGTGCTGCTGGCGATGGGCTTCGTCGGCCCGGAGAAGGGCCGGCTCCTGACCGACCTGGAGGTCGAGCTCGACGGGCGCGGCAACGTCGCCCGCGACGAGACCTACATGTCGTCCGCGGACGGCGTGTTCGTCGCCGGCGACATCGGCCGCGGGCAGTCGCTCATCGTGTGGGCGATCTCCGAGGGCCGTTCCGCGGCCGCCGGGGTGGACACCTACCTGACCGGCCGCACCGTGCTCCCGCGGCCGATCGACCCGACGGACCGCCAGATCGGCTGA